The Myripristis murdjan chromosome 11, fMyrMur1.1, whole genome shotgun sequence genomic sequence aaaaaaaaaaatcaatcataaGTCATTGACACtagcatttaaaaacaagtgaaaaataacTGCTTAATGGGGTGAGacaatttcatttctttccagtgcaaattgacttgtttcaagaatttccTAGAATCAAATATCATTTTCTTCATGTAAAAAGGagtgatctgccttattttgccttgtcTCAGGAAACTGGAAACAAAAGTCTTTAAACAACTGACACTGAACTGGAAACCGGTAAAATTAATTAAGGTAAAATTAAGGTAAGTGAAAAATTAGAATTTTTCACTTACCTtagaaaacaatgacatttaAACTAAATATGACACCAACTGACTTGTTATGATTGACAGTTTTTGCAATGAGCAGGTTGGATGGTTTATTTACTGTGCAAATCTGATGAGTATGGCATCAGACATATGACATAAAGATATATAATGTACATGTTCCATCATTGGCTGGGCCTAATGTCGAATATGATAAAGTAAATACACAGTGGTTTAGggaattctctctctgtcagctaaaatgcacacacacacacacacacacacacacacatcatgagtcatgtacacacatgccCAAAGACATCCTTGTTGAATTAAAGGTGAGATGCAATAAGAAGATAAGACATGTTCACTgtagtgagagagagcagccgCTCCGGGAACTCTCATTTCACAGGGCAGACGTCTTACCTCTGGGAATTTTGTAACCAGTCTCTCCTGGATTCCTCAAGTTCCTCAGGATGTGGTCAGAGTGGACATTTACCAGCCAACCGACCAACCACAGCCCAGACCCTGGAAATCAACCAACAAAAAGCTGCTTTAAGTGTTGAAGCATTCAGTCACCCCTCTGTGTCTGTTGCTGTGGCTTGaactccttcacacacacttctcacacGCTCAAACAGATGAAAGAATGCACAAAGTGATATGATCTTTTTATATACATTCAGCATCTGGGAATTCAGAATTCCTCTTCTCACCCTGGAGAGCTCAAACTGTTTGGGTGAACAATATAGCCTTGAGGCCATACAGAAAGACGTGTTTGACTGGCTGCtttcagagcagagcagacatgATATGGATGGATGACATCTGCAGTCGTGACAGTCACCAAGACAACCTCCTGTACTTTGACATTCACTACTGTACTTGGCCAACTGTGTTTCTgactctgaggaggagagagaaggctACCCACACCTGCCACCTACCTGCGATGAAGCAGGGGTGTGTAACCCAATCTGCAGGGTACTCAGCATAATGGCTCAGGTACCTGACCTGCATGTAGCCATTATAGACGCAGAAGACAAAGGCTAGGGCAAACGAAGCAAACGGTGTCGATTTACCCCCTCGGATTAAAAACGGATAAATTAGGGATctgcaacagagaaagagggtcACCACACCTcagtcatgtaaaaaaaaaaaaaaaaaaacataataataataataataaatcaaaacctGTTTAATGACAACTTTAGTATCACTATATAAGGGTTGATAGATATTCTACaggaatgttattttttattactcttataGGGTATGCAtagttttttccacttttgccTAGTAGTTGTTGCATTaatacactttatttattttgttacttggGTTTAATATTGTTTCTAGAGATGTATATTCTTCTCTTCTAGTGATGAGAGGTATATCTTGTGTAGTCTACTATTGTTCCtgtgggtcattccatgtcagatCATCAAATGGGTGTCACTGTGGGGACTCAGATTTCAATGACATTGACCCCACAgttagaaaaacatgttttatgaacacTCTTCAAATTTCACCCACTATGGACAAAAATTTTTGGAaaattttcaaagtggggcACTGTCTTACAAATGCTGACTTTGTTTGACATGCATTGTATATGTTGATTTGCATTTTGGCACACCTTCAGTGTGctgtaaatttatttattttgatcctAGAGTAATGAAACTTCACATAATTACTAAATGAAAGGTGCTAaatcagattttgttgttgcCTTCTGTCTAAAATATGAGCCTTTGGAGCTACTGAGGACCAaacgttgattttttttcaggctgtgcCTTAATAGGACCACTCTCTCAGAACCAAGATATGTGACAAGGTTACATCTAGGGTTACATCTAGTACATTTAGTAAATATATGAAGTTTCATTACTCTAGGATGAAAATTAATAAACTTACAGCACATTGAAAGTGCGCCAAAATGCAAGTCTTCAACTAAAACTGACCAAACTCATTTGACAGTACCTCACATTAAAAACTCATATAAAAAATCAATTTGGGTCAAAAATAGCTGATATTAGGAAACAGTTTCAGATATAGCTCTAGCAGATGTGAGATTTTTTGTTTAGAAATTCCTGAAGTCATGGTGACACATGTATGAAAATTCTGATGATCTGACATGGAATGATCCCTGTGCAAAGTCTGGACAACCTGCAgctggaacacaagaatttTCCAATTAGGGATGAGAAAGTACATCTATCAGTTCATCAATCTATGTAGTGCTGGTACTATCTGTCCACATGGTAATGGTTACAGAGGCAAATTGTCTTGGCATGCATAGCAAGGGTTCCTATATTTAATATGTAAATAGGCCTATATGTTAAGGAATTCAATCTGGCATACATTTTACATCTCTGTTAGTACTCATTTCAGTGCATTGAATAATTGGCCATCTTTTACATGCTATGCACAGTGGGGATGAAACCTTGTGCCATATATTTTCCATTCAGTCACCCACCTCTGAGTGTAGTGGCAGAAGTACATTGCCAGTAGGAGCTGGTTGGGCAGCAGGGAGGTTTTGGACGAGGATGTCCACAACAGCAGAGCCAGCGGCACCAGGAAAGCAGGCAGCTCCTGAATAAACCAGGCAAATTTGACATTGACTGCGAACCCATATTTGCTGGATGCATATCGACCGTACGGGACGTTTTCAAAGAGCAGGGTGACGAGGGTGCAGGCCGCCATGAAGACCATGAAGTGAGCCATGCAGTCCAACATATGGGACTCCTCTTCCTCCGAGGAGAAGAGTCTGGAGAGCAGCTCGTCCATCACCACCGGCGTATTTTAAATCGAGACGCGGTTAGCAAGCAGGAGAAGTTAGCACTTACAAAGCAGAAACGatgtaaatgtggaaaaaaatgaactcgTAGCTGTGTGTAAGGAGACGGTGCGGCGGCCTGTCAGGAAACTGTTACTTGATCATGTTTGGTAACACTACCCTCTGTCACCGCTGACATGCATTCAACATATGGAAGCTTCCGTTCACGCTCACGAGTCTCCAAACGAGTCTGCtccggccaatcacagcccCGCAGAGGTGGCGCATGCCGCCCGAGGAGCCAATCAGAATGCTCCGTTTTATTTAACCGTTATTTAATGTTTCACCTGTTTTTACCTGCAGCAgtaacgctttttttttttttttttttttttttattcagaggCAGTATTCATCTACTTATTGGATCCGGAGGAAAGAATAGACCTATATATTGGGTAAAACTTGTCATAATGTTAAGTTTGAATGTCATTTTAAACATGATAAATCCAACAttgatttcatggtaaattTATTGATTGTGTGTGATAAATTCCATATGCATAACTGCAGAAATGCCAAGCTTGCCCCCCATTTTCCCCCCtgtgaatttaaagaatatataaaGACTATCAAACTTATAAACACtaaaaatttaataataataaaaattaaactgtCAGTCTGTACTGTGAACTCTATAAAGGGGAATATCTGATGTATTGTATTCTTATTCTCTGGTGATTTTGTATTAATGGAGCCTATTTTTCTCAATGCTATTTTTCattggaatttttatttatttatttatttatttatttttaattcatactCCTGTTTGTCTTCAACAATGTATTTTcgataaagattaaaaaaaaatgtttacctCA encodes the following:
- the srd5a1 gene encoding 3-oxo-5-alpha-steroid 4-dehydrogenase 1 encodes the protein MDELLSRLFSSEEEESHMLDCMAHFMVFMAACTLVTLLFENVPYGRYASSKYGFAVNVKFAWFIQELPAFLVPLALLLWTSSSKTSLLPNQLLLAMYFCHYTQRSLIYPFLIRGGKSTPFASFALAFVFCVYNGYMQVRYLSHYAEYPADWVTHPCFIAGSGLWLVGWLVNVHSDHILRNLRNPGETGYKIPRGGVFEYVSGANFFGEITEWAGFALAGHSVHSAAFAIFTLVVLTSRAVAHHKWYLAKFDDYPKSRKALIPFVF